The sequence below is a genomic window from Clostridia bacterium.
GAAAAAGCGTTTGTGGCCGGGGCCGATATCAGTGAATTCCCATCGTTGACAGGCGAGGTGGGCGAAAAGATGTCGGCGGCTGGCCAAGCGGTGCTAGACAAGTTGGAAGCCCTTGCGATTCCAACTATTGCCGCCATCAATGGTTTTGCCCTGGGCGGCGGCTGCGAATTGGCTTTGGCCTGTGATATTCGGGTGGCAGCTGAGAATGCCCGCCTAGGGCAACCGGAGGTCAACTTGGGCGTCATTCCCGGCTACGGTGGCACCCAGCGATTGGCCCGGGTAGTGGGCCCAGGTAAGGCCAAGGAGCTCATCTTCACCGGGGAACACATTACCGCAGCCGAAGCCTACCGGATAGGCTTAGTGGATCGGCTGGTTCCGGTTGGCCAGGCTTTAGCCGAGGCCAAGAATCTAGCTCAAACCATCCTTAAGAAGGGTCCTCTGGCCATTAGAGCCGCCAAGAAAGCTATCAATCAAGGCCTGGACCTACCGCTCAAGGAGGGCCTCAAGGTGGAGGCCAGGTTGTTCGGGGAACTATGCAACAGCGAGGATCAAAAAGAGGGGGCCAAAGCGTTCTTGGAGAAGCGCCCGGCCCAGTTTAAAGGTAAATAAGGAGGCATATTAAGTGGCAGAGATCAAAACCATAGGCGTGGTAGGCGCCGGGATTATGGGCGCTGGCATTGCTCAAGTAGCAGCCCAGGCTGGCTACCAGGTGGTGATGCGAGATATCGAGGATCGCTTTGTGGAGAAAGGCCTAGCTTCCATCAAGAAAGGCATAGGCCGGCTGGTGGAGAAGGGCAAGATGGCTCAAGATGAGGCTGACGCCATCCTTAGCCGGATCAAAGGTACCACCGATCTCAACGACCTCAAAGAGGCTGACTACGTGTGCGAGGCCATCATTGAGCAGCTGGAAGCCAAGCAGGAGCTATACCGGCAGCTGGACGGCATCTGCCGGCCCGAGGTTATCTTCGCGTCCAACACCTCCGGCCTCAGCATTACCGCCATGGCGGCGGCTACCCAGCGGCCCGACAAAGTGGTGGGTATGCACTTCTTTAACCCGGTGCCGCTTATGAAGCTGGTGGAGCTAATCAAGGGCGCCGACACTTCGGAGGAAACCTTTGCTACCGCTAGGGAATTGGCCATCAAATGGGGCAAGGAACCCATTACCGTCAATGAAGCGCCGCTATTTGCGGTCAACCGCATCCTCTGCCCCATGATCAACGAGGCCATCTTTGTGCTCCAGGAAGGTATTGCCAGTGCCGAAGATATCGACAAGGGTCTAAAGCTGGGTGCTAGCCACCCCATTGGCCCCTTGGCTTTGGCCGACCTGATCGGCTTGGATACCTTACTGTTTGTTATTGAAACTTTGTACCGGGAGACCGGGGACTCCAAGTACCGGCCGGCACCACTTCTGCGCAAGATGGTTCGGGCCGGGCGCCTGGGAAGGAAAACTGGCCGAGGCTTCTACGATTATACCCAGAAGTAGTTGGGCCTAGATCCTCCAGGCTTGGATGCAGGTTTCGGCGGCCGGGGTTACCAGCAGCACTCCGGCTGCCGTT
It includes:
- a CDS encoding enoyl-CoA hydratase/isomerase family protein; amino-acid sequence: MASSEGRLVAWQIEDGVAVITINHPPVNALNRQVMQELDQCLDEIAADPNARALIVTGAGEKAFVAGADISEFPSLTGEVGEKMSAAGQAVLDKLEALAIPTIAAINGFALGGGCELALACDIRVAAENARLGQPEVNLGVIPGYGGTQRLARVVGPGKAKELIFTGEHITAAEAYRIGLVDRLVPVGQALAEAKNLAQTILKKGPLAIRAAKKAINQGLDLPLKEGLKVEARLFGELCNSEDQKEGAKAFLEKRPAQFKGK
- a CDS encoding 3-hydroxybutyryl-CoA dehydrogenase gives rise to the protein MKTIGVVGAGIMGAGIAQVAAQAGYQVVMRDIEDRFVEKGLASIKKGIGRLVEKGKMAQDEADAILSRIKGTTDLNDLKEADYVCEAIIEQLEAKQELYRQLDGICRPEVIFASNTSGLSITAMAAATQRPDKVVGMHFFNPVPLMKLVELIKGADTSEETFATARELAIKWGKEPITVNEAPLFAVNRILCPMINEAIFVLQEGIASAEDIDKGLKLGASHPIGPLALADLIGLDTLLFVIETLYRETGDSKYRPAPLLRKMVRAGRLGRKTGRGFYDYTQK